GTTTTTGGTACAACTTTTATAACCATATTCTTAGCAGAAATTGGAGACAAGACTCAGTTATCCACTTTATTAATGAGTGCAGAATCTCATTCACCGTGGGTAGTATTTATAGGATCTGCGGCTGCACTGATAACCACTAGTTTATTAGGTGTACTTTTAGGTAGTTGGATAGCCAACCGCTTTAGTCCAAAAACAGTAGAAAAATCAGCAGGCGTAATGTTGTTGTTAATTTCCCTGATGATGTTTTGGGATGTATTTCATGGGTAGGCAGTGGGCAGTTGACAGTGGGCAGGAGGAATTA
This region of Nostoc sp. UHCC 0302 genomic DNA includes:
- a CDS encoding TMEM165/GDT1 family protein; the protein is MKTDSAPLGISGISHTEIDLEMEDSTNSNLTTATLIEAVQPVVADSQKNQQSPAVVFGTTFITIFLAEIGDKTQLSTLLMSAESHSPWVVFIGSAAALITTSLLGVLLGSWIANRFSPKTVEKSAGVMLLLISLMMFWDVFHG